In the Pseudolabrys taiwanensis genome, one interval contains:
- a CDS encoding SPW repeat protein, which produces MTRPHRREAVLDIYQFALAAALFASPWLFAFMHNTGTATTDATVSALLVAAVSAVALRMFREWEEWINVMLGVWIAASPWVLGFGHTPASHVMLGFGILIAYLALMELWLVHNPDYYTLPPPQEWRPTPRPTRSSANGHRSRA; this is translated from the coding sequence ATGACACGCCCGCACCGGCGCGAAGCCGTACTCGACATCTATCAATTCGCCCTTGCCGCGGCGCTGTTCGCCTCGCCATGGCTGTTCGCTTTCATGCACAACACCGGCACCGCCACGACCGACGCCACGGTCAGCGCGCTGCTGGTCGCCGCCGTCTCGGCGGTGGCGCTGCGGATGTTCCGGGAATGGGAGGAATGGATCAACGTCATGCTCGGCGTCTGGATCGCCGCCTCGCCCTGGGTCCTCGGCTTCGGACATACGCCGGCATCGCATGTGATGCTCGGCTTCGGCATCCTGATCGCGTATCTGGCGCTCATGGAGCTCTGGCTCGTGCACAATCCGGACTATTACACGCTGCCGCCGCCGCAGGAGTGGCGGCCCACGCCCCGCCCTACTCGGTCATCTGCAAACGGCCATAGATCGCGAGCTTGA
- a CDS encoding alpha/beta fold hydrolase encodes MHASDAVEADFIIENFAFASGETLPRLKQHYLTLGSPQRDTGGHITNAVLLLHNTTGSSKNWLLPELAGQLFGPGQPLDAETHFIVMPDAIGFGQSSKPSEGLRARFPHYRYHDIVVAQHRLLTEGLGIDHLRLILGLSMGGMLTWMWGEMHPTFMDALVPIASQPSAMSGRNWIQRRMQIEAIKSDPGYHNGDYTEQPSRYTLTPFGALLIQSVERIQERAPTREAADALYRELVARAQKGDANDRLYQLESSMDYDPAPDLEKIVAPLLAINFADDALNPPELGSVERAMPRLQHGRAVLVPASPQSRGHNSASDARQWVSHLAAFLRERAQR; translated from the coding sequence ATGCATGCATCCGACGCGGTCGAGGCCGATTTCATCATCGAAAATTTCGCCTTCGCCAGCGGCGAGACGCTGCCGCGGCTCAAGCAGCATTATCTGACGCTCGGCAGCCCGCAGCGCGATACAGGCGGCCACATCACCAACGCCGTGTTGTTGCTGCATAACACCACCGGCAGCAGCAAGAACTGGCTGCTGCCCGAGCTCGCCGGCCAGTTGTTCGGGCCGGGGCAGCCGCTCGACGCCGAAACGCATTTCATCGTGATGCCGGACGCGATCGGCTTCGGCCAGTCGAGCAAGCCGAGCGAGGGGCTGCGCGCGCGCTTTCCGCATTACCGCTATCACGACATCGTCGTCGCGCAGCATCGCCTGCTCACCGAGGGCTTGGGCATCGACCACCTGCGCTTGATCCTCGGCCTGTCGATGGGCGGCATGCTCACCTGGATGTGGGGCGAGATGCATCCGACGTTCATGGATGCGCTGGTGCCGATCGCCAGCCAGCCTTCGGCGATGAGCGGCCGCAACTGGATCCAGCGCCGCATGCAGATCGAGGCGATCAAGAGCGATCCCGGCTATCACAACGGCGACTACACCGAGCAGCCGTCGCGCTACACGCTGACGCCGTTCGGCGCGCTGTTGATCCAGAGCGTCGAACGCATCCAGGAGCGCGCGCCGACGCGCGAGGCCGCCGACGCGCTGTACCGCGAACTGGTCGCGCGCGCGCAGAAGGGCGACGCCAACGACCGGCTCTATCAGTTGGAGTCGTCGATGGACTACGATCCCGCGCCCGACCTGGAAAAGATCGTCGCGCCGCTGCTCGCCATCAACTTCGCCGACGACGCACTCAATCCGCCGGAACTCGGCAGCGTCGAGCGCGCGATGCCGCGCCTCCAGCACGGGCGTGCTGTGCTTGTTCCGGCGTCGCCGCAATCGCGCGGCCACAATTCCGCGTCGGACGCGCGGCAGTGGGTCTCCCACCTCGCCGCCTTCCTGCGCGAGCGCGCGCAACGCTGA